One window of Parambassis ranga chromosome 3, fParRan2.1, whole genome shotgun sequence genomic DNA carries:
- the LOC114433285 gene encoding mucin-3A-like encodes MQLLSCLWLSQFYSILSLDAVHLLKSDILERTHKLRSLRLNSDTLERRLRFRLQCEQLRMKRFKLRVLLQGLTLLLLSPTCRASSLGMTVHVVPQDSSRGETVRAHFSAITPSPCPDISNLCAAGEDCLIHTTSLPFNSSKPDPGWCVRQWQKTVASNYSGSISVGIKTNLYVAINAIPKVRANSGRLNQPAFVALPPPLRARVNCPHHFYLSVKDLDGDKVQCRFAQAEQGECVSCAPHPFIELDNAKCMLTFTGQAPAGQYFIYLMAEDFIPVPKISQVTSNTPLSSVPVHLSLTVDASSTSCTDEPVAIDGTPAEHSVQFVLPYQQVTFNVNYMSQLESISEIAVVGPPELFRVDFKSVGPLATMTMAWVRSENKLARLLPICFVANTKSLQSEPRCMWLYQREMRTLPAGTELTCEKTEMTLVLPVASLTNIKLDELQLNSPSCPVSYNDTYLVAHISLSGCGTKTVHAGSELVYTNTLQSVRPYTMVSRQPSLILPLACRIPAVQAKGPQYKISMPTQVETFGYVQVWIEFHLPGEGPMSKFTGSPRFLSRFQSPVRVRRGAEPGAEASNTTSSGSANTTSTNTTSTDSANTTPTPSTNTTSTNSSGSSKPSLGSRISQLDLHLLSNCSVDRAEMIVRSCKQSATEDMASSSPILDGVCRLSNSTLEIVTTTASSKVYRLDLSSMASSGTMMYVQCEVSLCIATMPSQKCPDLCSRSISQKTLVGSVFTSIFTVKSGPISLVVTTAAPATTTVSTTATAQTPTQPTTAAATTTTTKPTTNKPSSTTAPGNTATQATTTTSHAPQQASSVATGAILTTIGLFLQKLRLC; translated from the exons atgCAGCTATTGTCATGCCTCTGGTTGAGCCAGTTTTACTCCATTCTGTCTCTTGATGCTGTACACCTCCTTAAGTCAGACATATTAGAAAGAACACACAAGCTGAGAAGTCTCAGACTCAACAGTGACACTTTGGAGAGACGTTTAAG gTTCCGGCTCCAGTGTGAGCAGCTGAGGATGAAGAGGTTCAAACTGAGAGTCCTGCTGCAGGGTCTGACTCTGCTCCTGCTGTCGCCCACCTGCCGGGCCTCTTCTCTGGGGATGACGGTCCATGTTGTGCCccaggacagcagcagaggagaaacG GTGCGAGCTCACTTCAGTGCCATCACTCCCTCCCCCTGTCCTGATATCTCTAACCTCTGCGCTGCGGGAGAGGACTGCCTGATCCACACCACCTCCTTACCTTTCAACAGCTCCAAACCCGACCCGGGCTGGTGCGTCCGCCAGTGGCAGAAAACCGTTGCCAGTAATTACAGCGGCAGCATCAGCGTCGG GATCAAAACTAACTTGTATGTTGCAATTAATGCAATACCAAAAGTCCGTGCAAACAGCGGGAGACTCAACCAACCTGCTTTTgtagctctccctcctccactgag GGCCCGTGTGAACTGCCCTCACCACTTCTATCTGTCCGTGAAAGACCTGGATGGAGATAAGGTGCAGTGCCGCTTTGCTCAGGCCGAACAGGGAGAGTGTGTCAGCTGCGCTCCACATCCTTTCATAGAACTAGATAAC GCGAAGTGCATGTTGACATTCACTGGACAAGCACCTGCAGGACAGTACTTCATCTATCTCATGGCAGAAGACTTTATTCCTGTGCCCAAAATAAGCCAGGTCACATCCAACACTCCCCTCAGCTCGGTCCCCGTGCACCTCTCGCTCACCG TGGACGCCTCGTCTACCAGCTGCACAGATGAACCGGTGGCTATAGACGGGACGCCAGCCGAGCACTCGGTGCAGTTTGTCCTGCCGTACCAGCAGGTGACATTCAACGTCAACTACATGTCACAGCTGGAGAG CATTTCAGAGATAGCAGTGGTCGGCCCCCCTGAGCTCTTTAGGGTTGACTTCAAATCAGTCGGCCCCCTGGCGACGATGACCATGGCCTGGGTCCGCTCTGAAAACAAACTGGCCCGCCTTCTGCCCATCTGCTTTGTTGCAAATACCAAGAG TTTGCAGTCAGAGCCCAGATGCATGTGGCTGTACCAAA gagAGATGAGGACCCTGCCTGCTGGAACAG agCTGACGTGTGAGAAGACAGAGATGACTCTGGTGCTGCCTGTCGCCTCCCTCACTAACATCAAACTGGACGAACTGCAGCTCAACAGCCCCTCCTGCCCCGTCAGCTACAACGACACGTATCTGGTCGCACACATCTCTCTGAGTGGCTGTGGCACAAAGACAGTG CACGCTGGCTCAGAGCTGGTTTACACCAACACCTTGCAAAGTGTGCGTCCCTACACCATGGTCAGTCGGCAGCCCTCCCTCATCCTCCCCCTGGCCTGCCGCATCCCCGCAGTCCAGGCCAAGGGGCCTCAGTATAAGATCAGCATGCCCACGCAGGTGGAGACCTTCGGATATGTTCAAGTTTGGATAGAATTCCACCTCCCAGGAGAGGGGCCGATGTCAAAGTTCACAGGCTCGCCCAGGTTCCTGTCCCGTTTCCAGTCACCTGTCAGAGTGCGACGGGGAGCGGAACCAGGAGCTGAGGCCTCAAACACCACGTCTTCTGGCTCGGCTAACACCACCTCCACTAACACCACCTCCACTGACTCAGCTAACACCACCCCCACTCCCTCCACTAACACCACCTCCACTAATAGCAGTGGCTCTTCAAAACCATCCCTTGGCTCCAGGATCTCTCAGCTGGACCTCCATCTGCTGTCCAACTGCAGCGTGGATCGAGCTGAGATGATAGTGAGAAGCTGCAAGCAATCTGCTACAGAGGACATGGCGAGCAGCTCTCCTATTCTGGATGGAGT gtGTAGATTGTCCAACTCCACATTAGAGATCGTTACAACCACAGCTAGCTCCAAAGTTTACCGCCTGGATTTGAGCTCGATGGCGAGCAGTGGAACAATG ATGTACGTGCAGTGCGAAGTTAGCCTGTGCATTGCCACCATGCCGTCTCAGAAGTGCCCAGACCTGTGCTCCCGCTCCATCAGTCAGAAAACCTTGGTGGGCAGCGTGTTCACCAGCATCTTCACCGTCAAATCAGGACCCATCAGCCTCGTAGTCACCACTGCTGCTCCGGCCACAACCACAGTCAGTACTACAGCCACGGCTCAAACGCCAACTCAacccaccactgctgctgctactactactactactaaaccTACCACTAATAAACCTAGCAGTACTACTGCTCCTGGAAACACAGCCACCCaggccaccaccaccacctcacaTG ctccacaACAAGCCTCTTCTGTGGCAACAGGAGCGATTTTGACAACTATCGGCTTATTTCTTCAAAAGCTCAGGCTGTGCTGA
- the taldo1 gene encoding transaldolase, whose product MSTVSPDKRRKMESALNQLKKHTVVVADTGDFNAIDEYKPQDATTNPSLILAAAKMPAYQHLLDQAIKYGIAKGGTEDDQVANTMDKLFVSFGLEILKKVPGRVSTEVDARLSFDKEEMVAKALKLIALYEEAGISKERVLIKLSSTWEGIQAGKELEEKHGVHCNMTLLFSFAQAVACAEAKVTLISPFVGRIFDWYKENTDRKSFEPHEDPGVISVTKIYNYYKKFGYSTVVMGASFRNTGEVKALAGCDLLTISPGLLAELSQDHSTVTEMLSVEKAKACDLEKVHLDEKTYRWEHNEDRMAVEKLSDGIRKFAADAIKLETMIKEKMLNVKNGQ is encoded by the exons ATGTCCACCGTGTCACCAGACAAACGGCGTAAGATGGAGTCAGCGCTCAACCAGCTGAAGAAGCACACCGTGGTGGTGGCGGACACGGGAGACTTTAACG CCATCGATGAGTACAAGCCTCAAGATGCAACCACCAACCCCTCTCTCATCCTGGCTGCTGCTAAGATGCCAGCCTACCAGCACCTGTTGGACCAAGCCATTAAATACGGCATCGCCAAAGGAGG AACTGAAGACGACCAGGTAGCAAACACCATggacaagctgtttgtgagcttCGGTCTGGAGATCCTCAAGAAGGTCCCAGGAAGAGTTTCGACTGAGGTGGACGCCAG GTTGTCCTTTGATAAGGAGGAAATGGTCGCTAAAGCTCTGAAACTGATCGCTCTCTATGAAGAAGCAGGCATCAGCAAGGAGCGAGTGCTCATTAAGCTGTCATCGACATGGGAGGGAATCCAGGCTGgcaa ggagctggaggagaagcaCGGCGTTCACTGCAACATGACGCTGCTGTTCTCTTTTGCTCAGGCTGTGGCTTGTGCAGAGGCGAAGGTAACGCTTATATCACCCTTTGTCGGGCGCATCTTCGACTGGTACAAGGAGAACACAGACCGCAAAAGCTTCGAGCCGCACGAAGACCCAG GCGTCATCAGTGTGACCAAGATTTACAACTACTACAAGAAGTTTGGCTACAGCACAGTTGTGATGGGCGCCTCCTTCAGGAACACGGGGGAGGTGAAGGCCCTGGCTGGCTGTGACCTGCTCACCATCTCACCTGGTCTGCTGGCAGAGCTCAGCCAGGATCACAGCACCGTCACAGAGATGCTCAGTGTGGAGAAAG CCAAGGCTTGCGATCTGGAGAAGGTCCACCTGGATGAGAAGACGTACCGCTGGGAACACAACGAGGACCGCATGGCTGTGGAGAAGCTGTCCGATGGCATCCGCAAGTTCGCAGCTGACGCCATCAAGCTGGAGACCATGATCAAG gAGAAAATGCTTAATGTAAAAAACGGCCAGTAA